The segment CGGCCGGCCACACCGGCGCGCAGTCGCTGTTTCGCATCTTTCGCACGCCGCACCGGCGCACCGTGTTCAAGCTCGCCGCGCTGTGGAGTCTGATGTACATGAGCTCCAACGTGGCGGTCGCGTACTGGAAGGACTTTGCCGTCACGGAGGCCGGCCTCACCGACGGCGAAGCCGGCGCGTCGATCGCCATCGCCGCCGTCGCGTCGCTGCCGCTGGTGTTCGTGTCCGGCCGGCTGCTCGACGCGATCGGCCGCCGCCACGGCGGCGCCGTGATCTTCGGCGTCGGCGCGCTGGGGACGGCGCTGTGCTACACGCTCGACGGCCGCTGGCCCCTCACCGCCACCCTCGTGCTCGGCGTGTTCGGCGCGAGCGCGATGCCGTCGGTGCTCAACGCGCTCACCACCGAGATGTTTCCCACGCACATGCGCGCGGATGCGTTCGCGTGGTGCAACAACCTGCTCGGCCGCGTCGGCTACGTCGCGGCGCCGGCGATCGTGAGCAACGTCGCGGACCACGTCGGGGCGCTCGGTCCGGTGGTCGCGGCCACCGCGGTGTTCCCGCTGCTGGCGGTCGCGCTCATGTACGCGCTGCTACCCGAGACGCGCGGCCTCGAACTTGAGCGCACATCGGCCGTCGCCGGATGACGGCCGGGCTCCGCCGCCGGTGCATGCCACCTGCGCGGGCGGTCGGCGGCGATTTCGTGACGGGCGTTACGGCGATGCGCCGAGGGCCGATCCCCACGCCAGGCCGAACGCGAGCAGCACGGGCGCAATCAACGGGAACAGGCCCCAGGCGTACGCGAGGACGAGGGCCGCGCCGGGCCGGGCGCGGCGCATCGCGTACGACAGCCGGGTCGCGACGGTCGGCCCCCGCGGGCGCGGAGCCAACCGCGACCCCTCCCGGAGGGCACGGGCCGGGGGGAGCTTGACGGGTTCCATACCTCAAGGATGCACGACGCGGCGGGACCGCACCACGACAAAGTGATTCTTGGCTATGATTTGTCGCTCCATGGGGGATCTCGCCCAGTTGTCCTCGGGATTCCGCCGCCGGTTCCTCCGCTACGCCGAACTCACCGAGCAGGTGCACCGCTGGGCCGACGCGTTTCCGGATATCGTCCGCGTGTCGTCGATCGGCCGGTCCGGCGCCGGGCGCGAACTGTGGCTGGTCACGATCGGGCGCGAGCCCGACCGCGTTCGCCCGGCCGTGTGGATCGACGGCAACATGCACGCGTCCGAGCTGTGCGGCTCGTCGGTGGCGCTCGCGATCGCCGAGGATGCGATCCGCCTGCACGCCGAACCGGATGGCGCGGTCCACGGCCTCGCGCCCCACGTCGCCGACACCCTGCGAGACGTGCTGTTCTACGTCCTGCCGCGCATGTCGCCGGACGGCGCGGAGGAGGTGCTGTCGACCGGGCGTTACGTCCGGTCGACCCCGCGCGACGACCGGCCCGATCGCAACCGCCCGCGCTGGCGGCGGCGCGACATCGACGGCGACGGCCTCGCGCTGCTGATGCGCGTGCGCGACGACACCGGCGAGTTCGTCGAGTCGCCCGACGTGCCGGGGCTGCTCGTCCCGCGCCAACTCGACGACGCCGGCCCGTTCTACAAGGTCTACCCGGAGGGCATCATCGAGCCGTTCGACGGCCGTACCATCCCGACGCCGTCGTACCTGTCGGACAACCCGATCGACCTCAATCGCAATTTCCCGTACGACTGGGCGCCGGAATGTGACCAGGCCGGGGCCGGCGCGTTCCCCGGAAGCGAGCCCGAGTCGCGCGCGGTGTTGGAGTTTACTTCCGCGCGGCCGCACATCTTCGCGTGGTTGAACCTACACACGTTTGGCGGCGTGGCGATCCGACCGCTGGGCAGCGCGCCGGACGCCAAGATGGACCAGGACGACCTCGCGCTCTACCGCCAGGTGGCCGAGTGGACCGAGCGCTACACCGGCTACCCGACGGTGAGCGGCTACGAGGAGTTCACCTACGAGCCGGAAAAGCCGCTCCACGGCGACCTCACCGAGTACGCCTACCACCAGCGGGGCTGCCTCGCCTACGTCGTCGAGTTGTGGGACCTGTTCGAACAGCTCGGCTTCCCTCGCACGAAGCGGTTCGTCGACCGCTACACGCACCTGGACCGCGACCACCTCGAGGCGCTCGCGCGGTGGGACGCCAAGCACAACGCGTCCCGCGCGTTCCGCCCGTGGCGGCCGGCGCACCATCCGCAACTCGGCGAGGTCGAGGTGGGCGGCCTCGACCCGCGGGTGGGCATGTGGAACCCGCCGTACGAACGCATCGACGAGGTCTGTCGCGGCCAGGCCGCCGCGTTCCTGCGCGTCGCGGCGCTCGCGCCGCGCCTGCGCGTCACGGCTCGGGACGTCGCCCGGCTCGACGACGTGGTGCGCCGCGTCGATGTCACCGTCGCAAACCTCGGCTACCTGCCGACGTACGTGTTGTCGTCGGCGCGCCGGCTCGACTGGAACGAACCGCTGGTCGCCGAGGTGGCCACCGACGGCTGCGCGCTCGTCGATCCGGCGTCGGCGCGGGTGGACGTCGGCCACCTCGACGGCTGGGGCCGAGGCAAGCACAACGCCGCCCTGTTTCACATGCACAGCCGGGGAACCACCGGCCGGCGCACCCTGTCGTGGGCGGTGCGCGGCGCCGGAGTCGTAACGATCCGCATCGGTGGCTGCCGGACCGGCTGGGTCACCGAGCGCGTGGAGGTCCCCTGACGCCGGCGATCCGCACGGGCGGGCGGGGGACTCCGATCGCGGCCGCGCTCGTGCTGGCGGTCGCGCTGTCCGCCTGCGAGCGCGAGCCGCTGGACGTGCCGTGCCCCGCGGTCGCGCCCGGCGACCTCGCCATCTCGGAGGTCCACGAGCAGTACGTCGAGGTGTTCAACGCGACCGCCGAGCCGGTCGACCTGGCCGGCGCCGCCGTCGTGCTGCAGTCCATCATGGGAGGTGATCCGGATCGCATCCTCGTCCGCGACCGCGGCGTCGTCGTCGCGCCGGGCGGCTACGCCGTGCTGGGCCGCACCGACGACGCATACGTGGATTACGTGTACGCGGTCGACTTCGACGACGAGCTGTACGACAATGCCCAGATTCGCCTCGAAGCCTGTGGAGTAGAGATCGACGCGGTCGTCGTCCGGGGGCTGCCCGGCGACGGATCGCTCGCGTTCGACGGCGCGCGCGACCCGAGCGCCGCCGACAACGACGACGCCGACCCGGCGGCGACCGGCTCGTCCTGGTGCGTGGACACCACCGGCGGCCTCGGGTCGCCGGGGACCAGGAATCCGCCATGTCCATGACACACGGGGTCAGATCCGCGCGCGCGCGCGCCCTCGCCGCATCCCTCGTCGCCGCCGCGCTCGCGTTCGGCTGCGGCGGCGCTCAGCCCGCGTTCGGCGGTCCGGCGCCCAAGCGCTACGACCGCAAGCAGCTCACCGACGCGCTGCGCCGCCTCGAGAAGCCGGGCATCGTCATCGGCGAGTTCCGGCTCGCGCGGCACGGCGTGGTCGACGGCGACACGATCAAGGTCGAGGGACTCAAGACGAGCCTGCGCCTGCTCGCCATCGACACCGAGGAGAAGTTCTGGCACAAGGAGGACCGCCGCCTGTACGACATGGGGTGGGAGTACTACCTCAAGGTCAAGCGCGGCAATTCGAAGAAGCCGGTGAAGATGGCGACGCCGATGGGCCACGAGGCCACCGCGTTCGCCAAGAAGTTCTTTGACGGCGTGAAGGTCGTGCGCCTGGAACGCGATCATCCCAAGGACATGCGCGGCCGGTACGGGCGCTACCTCGCGTACGTGTTCGCCAAGAAGAACGGCAAGTGGGTCAACTACAACATCGAGGCCGTCCGCGCCGGCATGACGCCGTACTTCATGAAGTACGGCTACTCGCGGCGGTTCCACGACGAGTTCATGCAGGCGATGGCGGAGGCGCGCGCCGCGAAGCGCGGCATCTGGGACCCGAACAAGCAACACTATCCCGACTACGACGAGCGGCTGCGGTGGTGGACGATCCGCGCCGACTTCATCCGACAGTTCGAGGAGGAGGCCGAAGGCCGGGACGACTACATCGTGCTCGGCCACTGGGACGCGATGAAGCGGCTCGAGGACCACATCGGCAAACCGGTCGAGATCCTCGCGACGGTCGGCGACATCCGGCTGTCCGACACGGGTCCGCACCGCGTCCTGCTCAGCCGCCGCCTGCACAACGACTTTCCGCTGATCTTCTTCGACAAGGACGTGTTTGGCACGTCGCGCATCGAGCGGTGGCGCGGCGAATACATCCGCGTCCAGGGCACAGTGAGCAAGTACTACAACAAGTGGAAGAAGAAGTACGAGTTGCAGATGGTCATCGATCTGCCCAGTCAGATCCGAGGCCCCATCCTGCCGTGGTTCGAGGAATATGAGCAGAAGTAGCTTGTGTGCGGTCGCGTTGTCGCTGGCGGTCGCGGCGTGTGGCCCGGCCGGAGACGACGACGACGATACCGGCTCCTGCGAGGGCGTGTTCGGCCCAGGCGATTTCGTCATCTCGGAGATCCAGGCCGATCTACCCGGCGCCGACGAGGCGAAGGAGTGGTTCGAGATCTACAACGCGACCGGGTTGGACATGGACCTCACCGGCCTGACCCTGGTGACGTCGAAAAACGATCTCACGGGCGAACGGACGCACGTGGTGACCGGCGGGACGGCGCCGGCCGGCGGCTATTTCGTGTTCGGCGGCGTGCTCGACGAGTTTCGCCCGAGCCATGTCGATTACGGCTACGGCGACGCGCTCGGTGACCTGCGCAACACCAACGGCCGGATCGCGCTGCGCTGCGGCGCCACGGAGATCGACAGCGTCGTGTACGACGCCGTCTCCGAGGGCGCATCCTACACACTCGACGGCGCGGCGACGCCGGACTACCTTGCCAACGACGATCCGGCCAACTGGTGCGACGGCCGGTCCGACTACGGAATCGCCGGCGAGTTCGGCACGCCGGGCGCGGCCAACGACACGTGCAGCGCGGCGACCACGTGCCTCGACGGCGGCACCGCGCGGCCAATCGAGCCGCCGGGCGCCGGCGACCTCGTGATCACGGAGGTGATGCCCAACCCGGACGCCGTGGGCGATGCGGACGGCGAGTGGTTCGAGGTCACGGTGATGGCGGACGTCGATCTCAACGGCCTCCAGGTCGGCCGCGCGGTCGACAGCCTCGAGACGATCGACAGCCCCGATTGCCTGCGGTTCGGCGCGGGAGCGCACGTGCTGTTCGCGCGCCGAGCCGACACCGCGGCAAACGGCGGCCTCCCGGAGGTCGACTTCACCTTCGGCTTCAGTCTGACCAACTCGAACGGCACCCTGGTGGTCGCACGCGGCGGCGTGGCGCTCGACGAGATCGCCTGGACGTCGTCGCCGACCGGCGCGTCGCTGTCCCTCGACCCGGACCACATCGACCCGGCGGACAACGACGACGAGGCCAACTGGTGCGCCGGCCAGACGGCGTACGGCGACGGCGACCTCGGCACGCCGGGCGCGGCGAACGACCTCTGTGCGTTGCCGGGCACGTGCTTCGACGGCGGTGCGCGCCGGCCCGTGGTCACTCCGCAACCGGGGGACTTGTTCATCACGGAGTTGATGCCCGACCCCGCGGCGGTCGCCGACGCGCAGGGCGAGTGGTTCGAGGTCTACGCGGCGCGCGACGTCGACCTCAACGGCCTCGAGGTCGCGGTCAACGGTGCGGTCAAGACCACCGTGACGAGCGCCGACTGCGTCCGCGCGACCGGTTCGACCTTCTTGGTGTTCGCGCGCAACGCGGACGGCGCGACGAACGGAGGCCTGCCGCGCGTCGATGTGGTGATGTCGGCGTCTCTGCCGAATGCGCCGTCGACGCCCGCGACCCTGTCGCTCGGCGTCGACGGAACGGTCATCGATCAGGTGTCGTGGACCGGCGCGGCGGTCGCCAGCGGCAAGGCACGCGAGCTGCGCAGCGTGCCCCCCGCCGATGCGAGCGCGAACGACGACGCCGACGACGACGCCGCGTGGTGTACCGCGACCACGCCGTATGGTGCCGGCGATCTCGGGACGCCGGGTGGCCTCCCCGACTGCAACTAGGGCCCCGACCGGCTCCCCCTGGTGATGACATGGCGAATCTACATCGCGTCGCCGCGCCGCTTCCCGGTCACCGAGGCCGACGGAACGCGCGCATCGCGCCGTTCGCCGCCGGCGGGGTCGCGATGTCGCTCGGTCGGGGAACGTCACCGGCACGTCAGGTCATCGCGATGATCGACGCGCGCACGATCGGGGCAGTGGGCGCAATTGCGGCGACCGCCGTGGCGTGCAACGCCGGTGCCGGCCCGACGTTTCGCGCGACGGTCACCGCGGTCGTGGACGGCGACACGGTCGACCTCGATACCGGCGATCGGCTGCGCTACCTGATGGTCGACACGCCGGAGCTGTCGTCCGGCGACTGCTACGCGGTCGAGGCGCGCCAGGCCAACGCCGATCTCGTGTTGGGCAAGGAGGTCGCGGTCGACTTCGACGTCGTCCGGGAAGACATGTTCGGCCGGCTACTCGGCTATGTGACCGTCGGCGACATCGAAGTCAACACGCGGCTCGTCGACCGCGGGTTCGCGTGCGTGCTTCACATTCCCCCCAATGGCGACGACCGGTTGGCGGAGTTCCAGGCGCTCGAGGACGCCGCTCGTGCGGCCCGTCGCGGCATGTGGGGCCAGTGCGCGGAGGTGACGTGCGACGACTGACGGCGGCCGCACTGATCGCGGCGTACACGATGTCGGCCAGGCCGAGCGCCGCCGCCGAGTACGAGGTGTTCATCGACGTCGACACCGAGCAGGACCTGTACAACCTGCTGGCGGACGGCGAGATCTCGGACGAGACTTACCAGACGCTGCTCGATCTGCTCCGGCGCGGGATCGACCTCAACCGCGCATCGCGCGAGGAGTTGTACGCGCTCCCCAACCTCACCTACGCGGAGGTCGACGCCATCCTGCGCTATCGTGCCGAGGCGGGATTCATCGACGATCCGGCCGCCCTGGTCGTCGCCGGCGTGCTGCCGGAGCGAAAGCTCGCCGCGATTTCCGCGTTCCTGATCGTCCGGGCGCCCGAGCGGGCCGGCGCCGCCGTCGACGGTCTCGTGCGCCTGCCGGCCGTCTGGGTATGGTCGACCGACGGCCCGCCGCCGGGGGCGCTCGAAGCGCGCGTCGGCGCTGGCGATCTCACGTTTGGCCTGGTCGGCACGGTGACGCGCAACCGGCTCGGTGACGTCCGCTACGACCCGGTGCGCGGAACGCTCACCGCCGAGCCGCCCGCGACCCGATTGGAGTTGCCCAAGGTCTACGCGCTGCTGTCGACCGACGAAGTCGACGCGATCGCCGGCACGTACCGGATCGGCTTCGGCCAGCGGCTGGTGTTCGACAACACGACGCGTTACACGCCCAACGGCATCGTGCCCGACGAGCGGGTGTTCCTCACGCGCGAGTTGACGCGGGCATGCAAGGAGTCAGCGGCCGAGTTGCCGTCGCCGTGCTCCGGCGACAACCGCTACGTCTACGACACGCCGGACTTCGACTGGAGCGAGGGCCTGTTCGGCGTCGCCGCCGGGCTCAAGCGTTTGCCGGCGGGGCCCGGCTGGTTGCAGACCTACGCGTTCGTGTCGGCACAAGCGCGCGACATCTACCAGTACGAGTTGTACGACCCGCGCGTGTGCGACGACCCCCGCAGCGACGCGGACGAGTGCGCCGCCCCCGTGGTGATGAAGGTGGGCGACGATCCGCTGGCGCGGTCGACGCGGTTTAGCTACCACACGCTGCCCGACATGTTTCGCGAACTCATCGTCGGCGGCAACGCGAGCTTCTTCTGGGACGAGCGCACGCACGTCGGCGTGACCGGCTACGGCGCGGACGTCACCTGGCTCACCCGCGGATTCGCGCTCGACTTTCAGGAGTGGTCGCGCTACCCCGCCGGCGGCGGCTTCGGCGCGGTGGGCGTCGACGCCGCATGGGGGAGCGGCCGCAACGACCTGTTCGTCGAGATCGCCCGCAGCGTCGACTCGGATCGCGGCGCCGGCGGCGGGTTCGCGGCGATTGCGCGCGCAACGACGACGTTTTCCCGCAGCGAACTCGAGGGGAGCTTGCGCTACTACGACGACGACTTCGCCAACCCCTACGCCCGGCCGATCTCGGCGCCGGATCGGTTCGAGGGCAACCGCGCCCGCGACGAGGCCGGCGCGCGCGTGAAATATACGGGGGCGATTGCCAAACGGCTCTCCTTGCGGGCGACGGCCGACGTGTGGATCAAGCCGTCGGTGTCGTCGTCCCCGCGCGTGCGGCTCGACGGGCGCGCCGACTACGACGCCACCGCGACGTTGCGGCCCGGCGTGTGGCTGTCGTACCAGAACAACGTCGGCCCGGACGAAAGTCAGATCGCTCCGGGCCAGCAGTGCGTATTCGTCGCGGGCGACTTCGATACGACGGATCTGGCCGAAGGCGAGACGGCACCGTGCGATCCGCAGCGCTTCAAGGCCGAGGGCCGGCTGCGCTGGCAACTTCGGCGGCGGCTGTGGGCGGCGACGCGGCTCCAGATGGAGTGGATCGAGACGGGACAGGATTTCTTCAAGAATTTGTCCGCGTGGGCGAGCGTGACCGGGTGGGCGACGGATTCGTTGCGCATGCATCTTCGAGCGCGCTATCGCTACGAGAACATGTGCTTACTGGGCGACGACGACTTCGAGGACGAAGACGGCAACCCGCTGCCGCGCGACGCGGGCGACTGCCTGGCGGCGCTGGTCGAGGGATCGGTCAACGACCGATTCGAGCGGTCCGTGTGGACGACCGCGGAGCTGCTGTGGCGGCGCGACACGCGCTATCGGGTGCGTGCCCGCTACGACATGGGCAAGCGGCTCGACGACCGCGACAGCACGGCGGCGCGCGATCCGTCGCCGGAGCACTGGCTGTTCGTCGAACTCGAGGCGCGGTTTTGATCCGGGGCGGAAGCCGGTCACGCCGGCGGCAATAGTTGCAGATCGACCCAATAGCGGGCCAACCGCGCAACGTCAGCAGCCGTGCGCGCGCGGTACATCAGCGCATAACGGCGCCATCCAGGCGCGGCGGGACTCGCTTCGCGGACGAGGTGTGCGTCGATTGTGAGCAAACCGGCGCCGATGCGCAGCGACAGCGGCGCGGACTCGCCGCGGCACCATGCGTCCAGCGGCAGCGCGGCTGCGGCGGGTTCGTTGACCCGCAGCAACAAACCGCCCGGCGCATCGCTCACCGGCACGGACATGTCTTCGCCGGCGGCCATGGCGTCGGCACCGCGCAGCGCGACGAGCAGCGGCCGCTCCGGCGGGATGGTGGCCCGCACGCACCGCCGCATGTTGCGCCCGGCAAACGGCGGTGGCGGCGCGGCGACGACCGCCGGCCCGTGGAATGCCGACGGGGGCTCCACCGCGAGCAGCGCGCGCACGCGCGCGACGAACTCGTCTCGGTGGACCGGCGCCTCGGCGACGTCGATCGCGCCGCAGTGCAGCAGCTCGGCGGCGAGCGGCAAGTCGGAGCGGGACGCGACCACGAGCAACCGGCTGCGCGGATTGGCGCGATGAGCCTGCGCGAAGAACTGGACGCCGCGTTCGGCGACGGCGGAGATCGGCGTGAGCAATACGTCGACGTGCCACGCGGCGGCGCCGTCGCTCGGCGGAACGATGTCGCACACCGTGCCGAGTTCGGCCAGCTGTCGTCTCGCCTCGTCGTCGAGCCCCGGAACCCCGCCCACGATGCCAATGGTGCAGTTGCGCACGGCAGCTTTGCTTGTCCACCCTGTCCTATGGTGCGGAGTCAACCATTTGGCGGCCGTCGGGCGCGCCGCGCGTCGCCCGGACGATTCCAATTCACCGGTGCAGCTATCGGCGGCGTCGCTTCGACCGCGTGGCCCGGCCGGTGCGCTTGGCCGGGCGTTTTGCGGTCAAGCGGTCGATGAGCCACGCCGCGCGCCGGCGCACGTTCGGGTTCTTGTCGGCGCGGGCGGCGCGCCGCAGGTGAGGCAGCGCCGCCCGGCCGACGTCGCGCAGCAGCAAGCGAATCGCACGCGACTTCGTCTTTTCGCTGCCGAGCGCGCGGATCGCGTTGCGGATAAGCGTGGCTCGGCGGCGGTACGAACGATCGGCGGCGATCGCGCGCCGGTAGTGCTGCATGCCGACGGTCCACCACCGCTTGTCGAAGTATGCGTTGCCCAGCAGATACGGGATGTAGG is part of the Deltaproteobacteria bacterium genome and harbors:
- a CDS encoding MFS transporter, whose product is MAFGQVRPHLRAHWSLSESFAGNMYSVISLGTIAAYALVRLADRVGRRPMLTATIAGYTSFTFLSGLAPDPYTYTAVQALARVFLVAEWAISFVFAAEEFPAARRGAVIGVIQACNAFGAIVCAGVAPLLVRAPWGWRTVYLVAIPPLLLIMYARRGLRETRRFESERSAGHTGAQSLFRIFRTPHRRTVFKLAALWSLMYMSSNVAVAYWKDFAVTEAGLTDGEAGASIAIAAVASLPLVFVSGRLLDAIGRRHGGAVIFGVGALGTALCYTLDGRWPLTATLVLGVFGASAMPSVLNALTTEMFPTHMRADAFAWCNNLLGRVGYVAAPAIVSNVADHVGALGPVVAATAVFPLLAVALMYALLPETRGLELERTSAVAG
- a CDS encoding thermonuclease, with the translated sequence MANLHRVAAPLPGHRGRRNARIAPFAAGGVAMSLGRGTSPARQVIAMIDARTIGAVGAIAATAVACNAGAGPTFRATVTAVVDGDTVDLDTGDRLRYLMVDTPELSSGDCYAVEARQANADLVLGKEVAVDFDVVREDMFGRLLGYVTVGDIEVNTRLVDRGFACVLHIPPNGDDRLAEFQALEDAARAARRGMWGQCAEVTCDD
- a CDS encoding peptidase M14, with protein sequence MGDLAQLSSGFRRRFLRYAELTEQVHRWADAFPDIVRVSSIGRSGAGRELWLVTIGREPDRVRPAVWIDGNMHASELCGSSVALAIAEDAIRLHAEPDGAVHGLAPHVADTLRDVLFYVLPRMSPDGAEEVLSTGRYVRSTPRDDRPDRNRPRWRRRDIDGDGLALLMRVRDDTGEFVESPDVPGLLVPRQLDDAGPFYKVYPEGIIEPFDGRTIPTPSYLSDNPIDLNRNFPYDWAPECDQAGAGAFPGSEPESRAVLEFTSARPHIFAWLNLHTFGGVAIRPLGSAPDAKMDQDDLALYRQVAEWTERYTGYPTVSGYEEFTYEPEKPLHGDLTEYAYHQRGCLAYVVELWDLFEQLGFPRTKRFVDRYTHLDRDHLEALARWDAKHNASRAFRPWRPAHHPQLGEVEVGGLDPRVGMWNPPYERIDEVCRGQAAAFLRVAALAPRLRVTARDVARLDDVVRRVDVTVANLGYLPTYVLSSARRLDWNEPLVAEVATDGCALVDPASARVDVGHLDGWGRGKHNAALFHMHSRGTTGRRTLSWAVRGAGVVTIRIGGCRTGWVTERVEVP
- a CDS encoding lamin tail domain-containing protein, which translates into the protein MLAVALSACEREPLDVPCPAVAPGDLAISEVHEQYVEVFNATAEPVDLAGAAVVLQSIMGGDPDRILVRDRGVVVAPGGYAVLGRTDDAYVDYVYAVDFDDELYDNAQIRLEACGVEIDAVVVRGLPGDGSLAFDGARDPSAADNDDADPAATGSSWCVDTTGGLGSPGTRNPPCP
- a CDS encoding lamin tail domain-containing protein — its product is MSRSSLCAVALSLAVAACGPAGDDDDDTGSCEGVFGPGDFVISEIQADLPGADEAKEWFEIYNATGLDMDLTGLTLVTSKNDLTGERTHVVTGGTAPAGGYFVFGGVLDEFRPSHVDYGYGDALGDLRNTNGRIALRCGATEIDSVVYDAVSEGASYTLDGAATPDYLANDDPANWCDGRSDYGIAGEFGTPGAANDTCSAATTCLDGGTARPIEPPGAGDLVITEVMPNPDAVGDADGEWFEVTVMADVDLNGLQVGRAVDSLETIDSPDCLRFGAGAHVLFARRADTAANGGLPEVDFTFGFSLTNSNGTLVVARGGVALDEIAWTSSPTGASLSLDPDHIDPADNDDEANWCAGQTAYGDGDLGTPGAANDLCALPGTCFDGGARRPVVTPQPGDLFITELMPDPAAVADAQGEWFEVYAARDVDLNGLEVAVNGAVKTTVTSADCVRATGSTFLVFARNADGATNGGLPRVDVVMSASLPNAPSTPATLSLGVDGTVIDQVSWTGAAVASGKARELRSVPPADASANDDADDDAAWCTATTPYGAGDLGTPGGLPDCN